A region from the Pseudomonas sp. Teo4 genome encodes:
- a CDS encoding paraquat-inducible protein A translates to MRAIDAGILVCNECHELNHQEADNATQTCTRCGAIVHARRPNSIVRTWALLITASILYIPANVLPIMTVSALGQGSPDTIMSGVITLLQHGMLPIAAVVFIASILVPTFKLVGIALLLYSVQRHQPLSARQRILMYRFIEFIGRWSMLDIFVIAILVAVVNFGRIASVEANLGAVAFATVVILTMLAALTFDPRLIWDNTESDDDHE, encoded by the coding sequence ATGCGGGCGATTGATGCAGGCATTCTGGTCTGTAATGAATGCCACGAGTTGAACCACCAGGAGGCCGACAACGCTACGCAGACCTGCACGCGTTGTGGCGCTATCGTGCATGCGCGTCGTCCGAACAGCATCGTGCGTACCTGGGCTTTGCTGATTACCGCATCGATTCTCTATATCCCGGCGAACGTGCTGCCGATCATGACCGTCAGCGCGCTCGGGCAAGGCAGCCCCGACACCATCATGTCCGGTGTCATCACCCTGCTACAGCACGGCATGCTGCCCATTGCCGCAGTGGTCTTCATTGCCAGTATTCTGGTGCCCACCTTCAAGTTGGTGGGTATCGCCCTGCTGCTCTACTCGGTGCAGCGTCACCAGCCTTTGTCGGCGCGGCAAAGGATTCTGATGTACCGCTTCATCGAATTCATTGGGCGCTGGTCCATGCTCGATATCTTCGTCATCGCCATTTTGGTGGCCGTGGTGAATTTCGGGCGTATCGCCAGTGTCGAAGCCAACTTGGGTGCCGTTGCATTCGCCACTGTGGTGATCCTGACGATGCTCGCAGCTTTAACTTTTGATCCCCGACTGATCTGGGATAACACGGAGTCGGATGACGACCATGAGTGA
- a CDS encoding LysR family transcriptional regulator, with the protein MSRRPDPLAQVSDFDIRLLKIYRSVVECGGFSAAENVLGIGRSAISQQMNDLEQRLGLRLCQRGRAGFSLTEEGREVYHSALQLLSALETFRTEVNGLHQHLRGELNIGLTDNLVTLPHMRITHALAELKDRGPDVRIQIRMIAPSQVEQGVLDGSLHVGVVPQTSPLSGLEYEPLYSERSLLYCAVGHPLFYADDQQLDDDRLNSQEAIAPTFRLPADIQAHYQALHCTASASDREGMAFLILTGRYIGYLPDHYASFWVQQGRLRALKPAQRFYDLSLSWVTRKGRRPNLVLESFLESLAATR; encoded by the coding sequence ATGAGCCGACGCCCCGATCCACTCGCGCAAGTCAGTGATTTCGACATACGCCTACTGAAGATCTACCGCAGCGTAGTCGAGTGCGGTGGTTTCTCTGCCGCCGAGAATGTGCTGGGCATCGGTCGCTCGGCCATCAGCCAGCAGATGAACGACCTCGAACAACGCCTGGGGTTGCGCCTGTGCCAGCGGGGCCGGGCTGGTTTCTCGCTCACAGAAGAAGGCCGCGAGGTCTATCACTCGGCGCTGCAGTTGCTCAGCGCCCTGGAAACCTTCCGCACCGAGGTCAACGGGCTGCACCAGCACCTGCGCGGCGAGCTGAACATCGGCCTGACCGACAACCTGGTGACCCTGCCACACATGCGCATCACCCATGCCCTGGCCGAACTCAAGGACCGTGGCCCCGACGTGCGCATTCAGATCCGCATGATCGCTCCCAGTCAGGTCGAGCAAGGGGTGCTCGACGGCAGTCTGCATGTCGGCGTGGTGCCGCAGACCAGCCCGCTTTCAGGCCTCGAATACGAACCCTTGTACAGTGAACGCTCGCTGCTCTACTGCGCAGTGGGGCACCCACTGTTCTATGCCGACGACCAGCAGCTCGACGATGATCGGCTCAACAGCCAGGAGGCTATCGCCCCCACGTTCCGACTACCTGCCGACATCCAGGCCCACTATCAGGCCCTGCACTGCACGGCCAGCGCCTCTGACCGCGAAGGGATGGCGTTCCTGATTCTGACCGGACGCTACATCGGCTACCTGCCCGACCACTACGCCAGCTTCTGGGTTCAGCAGGGCCGGCTGCGCGCCCTGAAACCTGCCCAACGCTTCTACGACCTGAGCCTGAGCTGGGTGACCCGTAAAGGACGCCGGCCAAACCTGGTGCTGGAAAGCTTCCTCGAAAGCCTGGCAGCGACACGCTGA
- the rpsT gene encoding 30S ribosomal protein S20 gives MANTPSAKKRAKQAEKRRSHNASLRSMVRTYIKNVVKAIDAKDAEKAQAAYILAVPVIDRMADKGIIHKNKAARHKGRLNGHIKALKEAAAA, from the coding sequence GTGGCCAACACACCTTCCGCCAAGAAACGTGCAAAACAGGCTGAGAAGCGTCGCAGCCACAACGCCAGCCTGCGTTCCATGGTCCGCACCTACATCAAGAATGTAGTTAAAGCCATCGACGCAAAAGACGCCGAAAAAGCGCAAGCCGCCTACATTCTGGCTGTGCCTGTAATCGACCGTATGGCCGACAAGGGCATCATCCACAAGAACAAAGCTGCTCGCCACAAAGGCCGTCTGAATGGCCACATCAAGGCGCTGAAAGAAGCTGCAGCTGCCTAA
- the murJ gene encoding murein biosynthesis integral membrane protein MurJ translates to MNLLKSLAAVSSITMISRVLGFIRDTILARVFGAGIATDAFFIAFKLPNLLRRIFAEGAFSQAFVPILAEYKTQQGEEATRTFIAYVSGLLTLALALVTALGILAAPWVVWVTAPGFVDSPEKYELTTALLRVTFPYILLISLSSLAGAILNTWNRFSVPAFTPTLLNVAMIAFALLLTPYFDPPIMALAWGVLAGGLAQLVYQLPALKKIGMLVLPRLNLRDTGVWRVLKQMLPAILGVSVSQISLIINTIFASFLVAGSVSWMYYADRLMELPSGVLGVALGTILLPTLAKTYANKDREEYSRILDWGLRLCFLLVLPCTLALAILAEPLTVALFQYGKFSAFDAAMTQRALIAYSVGLLAIILVKVLAPGFYAQQNIRTPVKIAIFTLVCTQLFNLALIGPLQHAGLALAISLGACLNAGLLFWKLRSQQLFQPQPGWAMFLLKLVLAVTLMSAVLLVGMHYLPAWEQGGMLERFVRLGALILAGVVTYFGCLYLCGFRPRQFARKALH, encoded by the coding sequence ATGAACCTGCTCAAATCCCTCGCCGCTGTCAGCTCCATCACCATGATTTCCAGGGTTCTGGGCTTCATACGTGACACCATCCTGGCGCGTGTATTTGGCGCTGGTATCGCCACCGACGCCTTCTTCATCGCCTTCAAGCTGCCCAACCTGCTGCGGCGCATTTTCGCCGAAGGCGCGTTCTCGCAAGCCTTCGTGCCGATTTTGGCTGAGTACAAGACCCAGCAGGGCGAGGAAGCGACCCGCACGTTCATCGCGTACGTTAGTGGTCTGCTGACCCTGGCCTTGGCCCTGGTCACCGCCTTGGGCATCCTCGCCGCGCCCTGGGTGGTGTGGGTAACCGCACCCGGGTTCGTTGACAGCCCCGAGAAATATGAGCTGACCACCGCGCTGCTGCGGGTGACCTTTCCTTATATATTGCTGATCTCGCTGTCGTCCCTGGCGGGCGCGATCCTCAATACCTGGAACCGTTTTTCTGTCCCGGCGTTCACCCCGACCCTGCTGAACGTGGCAATGATCGCCTTCGCGTTGTTGCTGACGCCCTATTTCGACCCGCCCATCATGGCGCTGGCCTGGGGGGTACTGGCAGGTGGCCTGGCGCAGCTTGTGTACCAGCTGCCGGCGCTGAAGAAGATCGGCATGCTCGTGCTGCCGCGCCTGAACCTGCGGGACACTGGCGTCTGGCGCGTGCTCAAGCAAATGCTGCCGGCCATCCTTGGGGTGTCGGTCAGTCAGATTTCGCTGATCATCAACACCATCTTCGCGTCCTTCCTGGTGGCGGGCTCGGTGTCGTGGATGTACTACGCCGACCGCCTCATGGAACTGCCCTCGGGCGTATTGGGAGTAGCGTTGGGCACCATCCTGCTGCCGACCTTGGCCAAGACCTACGCCAACAAGGACCGTGAGGAGTATTCGCGGATTCTCGACTGGGGCCTGCGTCTGTGTTTCCTGCTGGTACTGCCCTGCACCCTGGCCCTGGCGATCCTGGCCGAGCCGCTGACAGTGGCGCTGTTCCAATACGGTAAGTTCAGCGCCTTCGATGCGGCCATGACCCAGCGTGCGCTCATTGCGTATTCCGTGGGCCTGCTGGCAATCATTCTGGTCAAGGTACTGGCACCAGGCTTCTATGCGCAGCAGAATATTCGTACGCCGGTGAAAATCGCCATCTTCACCCTGGTCTGCACCCAGCTGTTCAACCTGGCCTTGATCGGCCCGCTCCAGCATGCCGGCCTGGCCCTGGCCATCAGCCTTGGTGCTTGCCTCAATGCCGGGCTGCTGTTCTGGAAGCTGCGCAGCCAGCAGTTGTTCCAGCCACAGCCAGGCTGGGCCATGTTCCTGCTCAAGCTGGTATTGGCGGTGACGCTTATGTCGGCGGTGTTGCTGGTGGGCATGCATTATTTGCCGGCCTGGGAGCAAGGCGGCATGCTCGAACGTTTCGTGCGCCTGGGAGCGTTGATCCTGGCGGGTGTGGTGACCTATTTCGGTTGCCTGTACCTGTGCGGTTTCCGGCCCCGGCAGTTTGCCCGCAAGGCCCTGCACTGA
- a CDS encoding YigZ family protein codes for MPSTLLDLCEYREEIRKSRFITLAGPISSPAEAMSFIERHSDLAATHNCWAWKLGAQYRSSDDGEPGGTAGRPILAAIEAQDCDQVVVLVIRWYGGIQLGTGGLARAYGGGANKCLQQAPKRLLVQRSEYTCSCTFSELALLKLRLAEVDGVVLDEQFTANGVDLRIAAGPAHIPVLQKQLADLSRGRIMLEAC; via the coding sequence ATGCCTTCTACCCTGCTCGACCTCTGCGAATATCGCGAGGAAATCCGCAAGAGCCGCTTCATCACCCTCGCCGGCCCCATCTCCAGCCCCGCCGAGGCGATGAGTTTCATCGAGCGCCACAGCGACCTGGCCGCCACCCATAATTGCTGGGCCTGGAAGCTTGGAGCGCAGTACCGCAGCAGCGACGATGGCGAACCCGGCGGCACGGCTGGCCGGCCGATCCTGGCTGCCATCGAGGCGCAAGACTGCGATCAGGTGGTGGTGCTGGTCATCCGCTGGTACGGCGGCATCCAGCTAGGTACCGGCGGCCTGGCCCGCGCCTATGGCGGTGGGGCCAACAAATGTCTGCAACAAGCGCCGAAACGACTGTTGGTGCAGCGCAGTGAATACACCTGCAGTTGTACCTTCAGCGAACTGGCATTGCTGAAACTTCGCCTGGCCGAAGTGGATGGCGTGGTGCTGGATGAGCAGTTCACCGCCAATGGTGTCGACCTGCGTATTGCCGCAGGCCCAGCGCACATACCGGTGCTTCAAAAACAACTGGCAGACCTGAGCCGCGGCCGGATCATGCTGGAAGCATGCTGA
- a CDS encoding PqiB family protein produces the protein MSDMPTARTRPASNWSAIWILPLIALLIGGWLAWQAYRDAGVEIEVRFESGEGIVANKTEVIYKGMPVGKVKSLVLDAKGENQGVIATIEMNKAAEPHLTKGTRFWLVKPSVSLAGISGLETLVSGNYIAVSPGEGERTKRFTALEVAPPLSDTEPGLHLTLKADRLGSLNRDSPVFYKQIKVGRVKSYRLSEDQETVEIKVFIEPAYASLVRKHTRFWNASGISIDADLSGVKVRSESLSSIVAGGIAFATPEYRKDSPPTDPSLPFRLYEDFDAAQAGIRIKVKLTDYEGLQAGRTPVMYKGIQVGSLKALKMEDNLGSATAELTLDPLAEDYLVEGTQFWVVKPSISLAGITGLEALVKGNYIAIRPGEKGAKPLREFEARPKAPPLDLKAPGLHMVLFADTLGSLEIGSPVMYRQVKVGSVQSYQFARNSKRILIGVHIEKEYENLVNGSSRFWNVSGITLTGGLSGIKIKSESLQTLMAGGIAFDTPTPNVALKRRIPRFRLHDSQEAVNRSGTLVTIRVDRADGLKPGTAIRFRGLDVGSVESVDLTADLQAVLLRARITEAADRIARVGTQFWVVKPSLGLVRTENLDTLVGGQYLEVLPAAKDKGPQRDFIALADAPAFTEAEVGLPLTLSAPRRGSIKPGVPVTYREVAVGKVTGFELGQNADRVLIHILIEPRYAALVRSGSRFWNSSGFGFDWGLFKGATVRTESVETLIDGGIAFATPDGEQMGNPARPQQTFALFDKAEDEWLQWAPKIQIAK, from the coding sequence ATGAGTGATATGCCTACGGCGAGAACCCGTCCAGCTTCAAATTGGTCGGCTATCTGGATTTTGCCGCTGATCGCTTTGCTGATCGGTGGGTGGTTGGCTTGGCAGGCCTATCGCGATGCTGGTGTGGAAATCGAGGTTCGGTTCGAGAGTGGTGAAGGAATCGTCGCCAACAAGACCGAGGTCATCTACAAGGGCATGCCCGTTGGCAAGGTGAAGAGCCTTGTACTTGATGCCAAAGGCGAAAACCAAGGGGTGATCGCCACCATCGAGATGAACAAGGCTGCAGAGCCTCACCTGACCAAGGGGACGCGCTTCTGGCTGGTGAAGCCCAGTGTCAGTCTGGCGGGCATTTCCGGCCTGGAAACGCTGGTGTCGGGTAACTACATTGCTGTCAGTCCGGGCGAGGGGGAGCGCACCAAGCGTTTCACTGCGTTGGAGGTGGCGCCACCGCTATCGGATACCGAGCCGGGCCTGCACCTTACCCTGAAAGCTGACCGGTTAGGCTCGCTTAACCGCGACAGCCCCGTGTTCTACAAGCAAATCAAGGTTGGCCGGGTAAAGAGCTACCGCTTGTCCGAGGACCAGGAAACCGTCGAGATCAAAGTGTTCATCGAGCCGGCTTACGCCAGCCTGGTGCGAAAACACACGCGTTTCTGGAATGCCAGCGGCATCAGCATCGACGCTGACTTGTCCGGGGTGAAGGTGCGCAGCGAGTCGCTGTCCAGCATCGTGGCAGGGGGTATCGCCTTCGCCACACCGGAGTACCGCAAAGACAGCCCGCCCACCGACCCGAGCTTGCCGTTCCGTCTGTACGAAGACTTCGATGCAGCCCAGGCGGGCATCCGGATCAAGGTCAAACTGACCGACTATGAAGGCCTGCAGGCCGGTCGTACGCCGGTGATGTACAAAGGTATCCAGGTCGGTTCGCTCAAGGCCTTGAAGATGGAGGACAACCTGGGCAGTGCCACGGCCGAGCTGACGCTGGACCCGCTGGCCGAGGACTATCTGGTAGAAGGTACTCAGTTCTGGGTGGTCAAGCCGTCGATCTCGCTGGCAGGCATCACCGGCCTGGAAGCCCTGGTCAAGGGTAACTACATCGCGATTCGCCCAGGTGAGAAGGGCGCCAAGCCCCTGCGCGAGTTCGAAGCCCGGCCCAAGGCGCCACCGCTCGACCTGAAAGCGCCGGGCCTGCACATGGTGTTGTTCGCCGACACGCTGGGCTCCCTCGAGATCGGTAGCCCGGTGATGTACCGTCAAGTGAAGGTCGGCAGCGTGCAGAGCTACCAGTTTGCGCGCAACAGCAAGCGCATCCTGATTGGCGTGCATATCGAGAAGGAATACGAAAACCTGGTCAATGGCTCGTCACGGTTTTGGAATGTCAGTGGCATTACGCTGACCGGTGGACTGTCGGGCATCAAGATAAAGAGTGAGTCGTTGCAGACGCTGATGGCGGGCGGGATTGCATTCGACACGCCAACCCCGAACGTGGCGCTCAAGCGCCGAATCCCTCGCTTCCGTCTGCATGACAGCCAGGAGGCTGTGAACCGTTCCGGTACTTTGGTCACCATTCGTGTAGACCGGGCCGATGGCTTGAAGCCTGGTACCGCGATTCGTTTCCGTGGGCTGGATGTGGGCAGTGTCGAGAGCGTCGACCTGACTGCTGACCTGCAGGCAGTACTGCTGCGTGCACGCATTACCGAGGCAGCTGACCGTATTGCGCGCGTCGGTACCCAGTTCTGGGTGGTGAAGCCTTCACTTGGTCTTGTTCGTACCGAGAACCTGGACACCCTGGTGGGCGGGCAGTATCTGGAAGTGTTGCCGGCGGCAAAGGACAAGGGACCGCAGCGCGATTTCATTGCGCTGGCAGATGCTCCGGCGTTCACCGAAGCGGAAGTTGGCTTGCCTTTGACGCTTAGTGCGCCACGCCGTGGCTCTATAAAGCCGGGCGTCCCCGTCACCTACCGTGAGGTTGCGGTAGGCAAGGTCACGGGCTTTGAGCTTGGGCAGAATGCCGACCGGGTGTTGATCCACATCCTGATCGAGCCTCGCTACGCCGCCCTGGTGCGTAGCGGCAGCCGCTTCTGGAACAGCAGTGGCTTTGGCTTTGATTGGGGGCTGTTCAAAGGCGCCACGGTGCGCACCGAGTCGGTGGAGACGCTGATTGACGGTGGTATTGCCTTCGCAACACCTGATGGCGAGCAGATGGGTAACCCGGCCAGGCCTCAGCAGACCTTTGCCTTGTTCGACAAGGCTGAGGATGAGTGGCTGCAGTGGGCGCCGAAGATCCAGATTGCCAAGTAG
- a CDS encoding paraquat-inducible protein A, with protein MPNPLEPEALDQLPLKELVACHECDLLMRKPVLQHDEKAQCPRCGYELYAHRHNVVNRSLALVLTALLLYVPANFLPIMQLHLLGQTSDDTVWTGVLGLYNSEMRGVAVVVFLCSMAIPVIKLLCQLLVLLSIRLNVGRSYGLLFYRIYHHLRDWGMLEVYFMGVLVAIVKLVDLAELTIGLGLFCFISLLLVQVWLEVVMSPHQIWSALSGEDLHAGD; from the coding sequence ATGCCCAACCCTTTAGAACCTGAAGCGCTAGACCAACTTCCCCTCAAAGAACTCGTCGCCTGCCATGAATGCGACCTGTTGATGCGCAAGCCGGTGTTGCAGCATGACGAGAAGGCCCAGTGTCCCCGTTGCGGCTATGAGCTGTACGCTCACCGGCACAATGTGGTCAACCGTAGCCTGGCCCTGGTGCTGACAGCCTTGTTGCTCTACGTGCCTGCCAATTTCCTGCCGATCATGCAGCTGCATCTGCTCGGCCAGACCTCTGACGACACCGTCTGGACGGGAGTACTGGGTCTGTACAATTCAGAAATGCGCGGTGTGGCCGTGGTGGTCTTCCTGTGTAGCATGGCCATTCCTGTCATAAAGCTGCTGTGCCAGCTGCTGGTGCTCCTGAGCATTCGTCTGAATGTAGGGCGCAGCTACGGTCTGCTGTTCTATCGCATTTACCACCACTTGCGGGACTGGGGCATGCTCGAGGTGTATTTCATGGGCGTGCTGGTGGCAATCGTCAAGCTTGTCGACCTGGCCGAGCTCACCATAGGGCTGGGCCTGTTCTGCTTTATCAGTCTTTTGCTGGTTCAGGTATGGCTTGAGGTGGTGATGTCGCCGCACCAGATCTGGAGTGCACTTTCGGGGGAGGATCTCCATGCGGGCGATTGA
- a CDS encoding aspartate aminotransferase family protein, giving the protein MNMPETATAGIASQLKLDAHWMPYTANRNFQRDPRLIVAAEGSYLFDDKGRKIFDALSGLWTCGAGHTRKEITEAVARQLGTLDYSPAFQFGHPLSFQLAEKITELTPGDLNHVFYTNSGSECADTALKMVRAYWRLKGQATKTKIIGRARGYHGVNIAGTSLGGVNGNRKLFGQLLDVDHLPHTVLPVNAFSKGMPEEGGIALADEMLKLIELHDASNIAAVIVEPLAGSAGVLPPPKGYLKRLREICTQHNILLIFDEVITGFGRMGAMTGSEAFGVTPDLMCIAKQVTNGAIPMGAVIASSEIYQTFMNQPTPDYAVEFPHGYTYSAHPVACAAGIAALDLLQKENLVQSAAELAPHFEKLLHGVKGTKNIVDIRNYGLAGAIQIAARDGDAIVRPYEAAMKLWQAGFYVRFGGDTLQFGPTFNTQPQELDRLFDAVGETLNQID; this is encoded by the coding sequence ATGAACATGCCGGAAACTGCTACTGCAGGAATCGCCAGCCAGCTCAAGCTGGATGCGCACTGGATGCCCTATACCGCTAACCGCAACTTCCAGCGCGACCCGCGCCTGATCGTGGCCGCAGAAGGCAGCTATCTGTTCGATGACAAGGGCCGCAAGATTTTCGATGCCCTGTCTGGCCTGTGGACCTGCGGTGCCGGGCACACCCGAAAAGAAATCACCGAAGCGGTTGCACGCCAGCTCGGCACCCTGGATTACTCCCCGGCGTTCCAGTTCGGTCACCCACTGTCGTTCCAGCTGGCTGAGAAGATCACCGAGCTGACCCCCGGCGACCTGAACCACGTCTTCTATACCAACTCTGGTTCCGAGTGCGCCGACACCGCGCTGAAAATGGTGCGTGCCTACTGGCGCCTGAAGGGGCAAGCGACCAAGACCAAGATCATTGGCCGTGCGCGTGGCTATCACGGTGTGAACATCGCCGGTACCAGCCTCGGTGGTGTCAACGGTAACCGTAAGCTGTTCGGTCAACTGCTGGATGTCGATCACCTGCCTCATACCGTGCTGCCGGTGAACGCCTTCTCCAAAGGGATGCCGGAGGAAGGCGGCATTGCGCTGGCCGATGAGATGCTCAAGCTGATCGAGTTGCACGATGCGTCGAACATCGCCGCTGTCATCGTTGAGCCGTTGGCCGGTTCGGCCGGTGTACTGCCACCGCCGAAGGGCTACCTCAAGCGCCTGCGTGAAATCTGCACCCAGCACAATATCCTGCTGATCTTCGACGAAGTGATCACCGGCTTTGGCCGTATGGGCGCCATGACGGGTTCCGAAGCTTTCGGCGTGACTCCTGACCTGATGTGCATCGCCAAGCAGGTCACCAACGGTGCAATCCCGATGGGCGCGGTCATCGCCAGCAGCGAGATCTACCAGACCTTCATGAACCAGCCGACCCCGGATTACGCCGTGGAATTCCCGCACGGCTACACCTACTCGGCTCACCCAGTGGCCTGTGCCGCCGGTATCGCCGCACTCGACTTGCTGCAGAAAGAGAACCTGGTGCAATCGGCTGCCGAGTTGGCGCCGCACTTCGAGAAGCTGCTGCATGGCGTCAAGGGCACCAAGAACATCGTCGATATTCGTAACTATGGCCTGGCTGGCGCGATTCAGATCGCAGCCCGTGACGGTGACGCCATCGTTCGCCCGTACGAGGCGGCGATGAAGCTGTGGCAAGCCGGCTTCTATGTGCGCTTCGGTGGCGACACCCTGCAGTTCGGCCCAACCTTCAACACCCAGCCGCAGGAACTGGACCGCCTGTTCGACGCGGTAGGCGAAACCCTGAACCAGATCGACTGA
- a CDS encoding CoA-acylating methylmalonate-semialdehyde dehydrogenase, with product MSIVQHLIHGELVTKGERTADVFNPSTGQAVRKVELASRATVQEAIDSAKAAFPAWRNTPPAKRAQVMFRFKQLLEQNEAKISQMISEEHGKTLEDAAGELKRGIENVEFACAAPEVLKGEYSRNVGPNIDAWSDFQPLGVVAGITPFNFPAMVPLWMYPLAIACGNAFILKPSERDPSSTLFIAQLLLEAGLPKGILNVVHGDKEAVDALIEAPEVKALSFVGSTPIAEYIYAEGTKRGKRVQALGGAKNHAVLMPDADLDNAVSALMGAAYGSCGERCMAISVAVCVGDQVADALIAKLEPQIKALKIGAGTSCGLDMGPLVTAAARDKVVGYIDDGVAAGAKLVVDGRGFRVAGNEDGYFVGGTLFDKVTPEMRIYKEEIFGPVLCVVRVNSLEQAMQLINDHEYGNGTCIFTRDGEAARLFCDEIEVGMVGVNVPLPVPVAYHSFGGWKRSLFGDLHAYGPDGVRFYTRRKAITQRWPQRASHEASQFAFPSL from the coding sequence ATGAGCATTGTTCAGCACCTGATCCACGGCGAGCTGGTTACCAAAGGCGAGCGCACTGCCGATGTCTTCAACCCGTCCACTGGCCAGGCAGTTCGCAAGGTCGAACTGGCCAGCCGCGCGACCGTTCAGGAAGCCATCGACTCGGCCAAGGCTGCCTTCCCGGCCTGGCGCAACACCCCGCCTGCCAAGCGTGCCCAGGTCATGTTCCGTTTCAAGCAACTGCTGGAGCAGAACGAAGCCAAGATTTCGCAAATGATCAGCGAAGAGCATGGCAAGACTCTGGAAGACGCTGCCGGTGAACTCAAGCGCGGTATCGAGAACGTCGAGTTTGCCTGTGCTGCCCCTGAAGTATTGAAAGGCGAATACAGCCGCAACGTTGGCCCGAACATCGATGCCTGGTCCGACTTCCAGCCGCTGGGTGTGGTAGCCGGTATCACGCCGTTCAACTTCCCGGCCATGGTTCCGCTGTGGATGTACCCGCTGGCCATCGCTTGCGGTAACGCATTCATCCTCAAGCCGTCCGAGCGCGACCCGAGCTCCACGCTGTTCATTGCCCAACTGCTGCTGGAAGCCGGTCTGCCCAAAGGCATCCTGAACGTAGTTCACGGTGACAAGGAAGCCGTGGATGCACTGATCGAGGCGCCAGAAGTCAAGGCGCTGAGCTTTGTGGGTTCGACCCCCATCGCCGAGTACATCTACGCCGAGGGCACCAAGCGCGGCAAGCGCGTCCAGGCACTGGGCGGCGCCAAGAACCATGCGGTGCTGATGCCGGATGCCGACCTGGACAACGCCGTCAGTGCACTGATGGGCGCGGCGTACGGTTCGTGCGGTGAGCGCTGCATGGCGATTTCGGTTGCTGTGTGTGTGGGTGACCAGGTGGCCGACGCACTGATCGCCAAGCTGGAGCCGCAGATCAAGGCGCTGAAAATTGGTGCTGGCACCTCTTGTGGCCTGGACATGGGCCCGCTGGTAACCGCTGCTGCCCGCGACAAGGTGGTCGGTTACATCGACGACGGCGTTGCCGCTGGCGCCAAGCTGGTGGTCGATGGCCGTGGTTTCCGTGTGGCTGGCAATGAAGATGGCTATTTCGTGGGTGGCACGCTGTTCGACAAGGTGACCCCAGAGATGCGCATCTATAAAGAGGAGATCTTTGGCCCGGTGCTGTGCGTGGTACGCGTGAACAGCCTGGAGCAGGCCATGCAGCTGATCAACGATCACGAGTACGGCAACGGCACCTGCATCTTTACCCGTGACGGTGAAGCGGCGCGCCTGTTCTGCGACGAGATCGAAGTGGGCATGGTCGGCGTCAACGTACCGCTGCCGGTGCCTGTGGCTTATCACAGCTTCGGCGGCTGGAAGCGTTCGCTGTTCGGCGACCTGCACGCCTACGGCCCGGATGGTGTGCGCTTCTATACCCGTCGCAAGGCGATCACTCAGCGCTGGCCGCAGCGTGCGAGCCATGAGGCTTCGCAGTTCGCGTTCCCAAGCCTGTAA
- a CDS encoding TetR/AcrR family transcriptional regulator: MTLEVPAHRLSASGKPAGRIRQKNEQAIIQAAEDEFARHGFKGTSMNTIALKAGLPKANLHYYFTNKLGLYIAVLSNIIELWDSTFNALSVDDDPAVALSQYIRTKMEFSRRNPQASRIFAMEVISGGTCLTEYFSADYREWFRGRAAVFQAWIDAGKMDPVDPVHLIFLLWGSTQHYADFATQICQVTGRSRLTKQDMEDASNNLIHIILKGCGITPIAS, translated from the coding sequence ATGACCCTTGAAGTCCCTGCGCATCGCCTCTCCGCCTCGGGTAAGCCCGCTGGCCGCATCCGCCAGAAAAACGAACAGGCCATCATCCAGGCCGCCGAAGACGAATTCGCTCGCCATGGGTTCAAAGGCACCAGCATGAACACCATCGCGCTGAAGGCCGGGCTGCCCAAGGCCAACCTGCATTACTACTTCACCAACAAGCTCGGCCTGTACATCGCCGTGCTCAGCAACATCATCGAACTGTGGGACAGCACCTTCAACGCCCTCAGCGTCGACGACGACCCGGCGGTGGCGCTTAGCCAATACATCCGTACCAAGATGGAGTTCTCCCGGCGCAACCCGCAGGCGTCGAGAATCTTCGCCATGGAAGTGATCAGTGGTGGTACTTGCCTCACCGAGTACTTCAGCGCCGACTACCGCGAGTGGTTCCGTGGCCGGGCTGCCGTGTTCCAAGCCTGGATCGACGCAGGCAAGATGGACCCGGTCGACCCCGTGCACCTGATCTTCCTGCTCTGGGGCAGCACCCAGCACTATGCCGACTTCGCGACCCAGATCTGCCAGGTCACCGGCCGCAGCCGTCTGACCAAGCAAGACATGGAGGACGCGAGCAACAACCTTATCCACATCATTCTCAAAGGCTGCGGCATCACGCCGATCGCCTCATAG